One Phaseolus vulgaris cultivar G19833 chromosome 2, P. vulgaris v2.0, whole genome shotgun sequence DNA window includes the following coding sequences:
- the LOC137810867 gene encoding uncharacterized protein At4g19900: MLRSRRRSPYGAYLCAVISAVLLLLSVSLLYSRLSRSHPHSNHLPRPSLSHSADLFAADDPIDEVDFVDETLDPPILPLNPSPDYYFDPLTASIRRSFLSPPSLRQSHTDNNLPLRSVPDHDPSKAAFASDDVPVDDATRTMVTRVATMEDALLLKNSPLRDGWGEWFDKKSVFLRKDRMFRSNFEVLNPLNNPLLQDPDAVGATGLTRGDRMVQKWWIHEFKKVPFPGTKKVPLNINVLPTPVTKVGAERRTLNHNTINNNNNNEHEIIQEVMNSGINGGESSIQNDANVIGARSQSKKNHIYADGDTWGYYPGLPLRLPFNTFMDAFFRVGKCVTRVFIVWNSPPWMYTVRHQRGLESLLFHHPAACVVVFSEMVELDFFKDSFVKDGYKVAVAMPNLDELLKDTPAHIFASVWFEWKKTEFYSTHYSELIRLAALYKYGGIYLDSDIIVLKPISLLNNCVGMEDRGAGRALNGAVMAFQKHSLFIKECLEEFYMTYDDTSLRGNGADLLTRVARKYLAEENKSVNNLKLKVEPSYIFFPVSSLNISRYFIAPTTETDKAQQDVLLENILHKSLTFHFWNSLTFSLIPEPDSLVSRLFNHACIRCLELL; the protein is encoded by the exons ATGCTACGATCTCGGCGCCGTTCCCCTTACGGCGCCTACCTCTGCGCCGTCATCTCCGCGGTGCTCCTCCTCCTCTCCGTCTCCCTCCTCTACTCCCGCCTATCCCGCTCCCACCCTCACTCCAACCACCTCCCCCGCCCCTCCCTCTCCCACTCCGCCGACCTCTTCGCCGCCGATGACCCCATCGACGAGGTTGACTTCGTTGACGAAACCCTAGACCCTCCTATCCTCCCACTCAACCCTTCTCCCGATTACTACTTCGACCCCCTCACCGCCTCCATTCGCCGGTCCTTCCTCTCCCCTCCCTCCCTCCGCCAATCGCACACCGACAACAACTTACCCCTCCGATCCGTCCCCGACCATGACCCCTCCAAGGCCGCCTTCGCCTCCGACGATGTCCCCGTCGATGACGCCACCAGGACCATGGTCACGCGCGTCGCCACAATGGAGGACGCGCTGCTCCTCAAAAACTCTCCCCTCAGGGACGGCTGGGGCGAATGGTTCGACAAGAAAAGCGTGTTTCTCAGGAAAGATAGAATGTTCAGATCCAACTTCGAAGTGTTGAATCCCCTGAACAACCCCTTGCTTCAGGATCCCGACGCTGTCGGCGCCACTGGGCTCACCAGAGGCGACCGCATGGTCCAAAAGTGGTGGATCCACGAGTTCAAGAAAGTCCCCTTCCCTGGTACAAAGAAGGTTCCACTTAACATCAATGTACTACCCACTCCCGTCACCAAAGTAGGCGCAGAACGCAGAACCTTGAATCATAACACcatcaacaacaacaataataatgaaCACGAGATTATTCAGGAAGTTATGAATTCAGGTATCAATGGTGGTGAATCAAGCATTCAGAATGATGCTAATGTCATTGGTGCTAGGTCTCAGTCTAAGAAGAATCATATATATGCGGATGGGGATACTTGGGGTTACTATCCTGGGCTGCCGTTGCGATTGCCATTCAACACCTTCATGGATGCGTTTTTCAGGGTGGGAAAATGTGTTACCAGGGTGTTTATCGTGTGGAATTCACCTCCTTGGATGTACACTGTTCGGCATCAGCGTGGCCTCGAGAGTTTGCTGTTTCATCACCCTGCTGCTTGTGTTGTTGTGTTCTCTGAGATGGTTGAGCTTGATTTCTTCAAAGATAGCTTTGTTAAGGATGG TTACAAAGTTGCTGTTGCTATGCCAAATCTCGACGAGTTGCTGAAGGATACGCCTGCTCACATTTTTGCTTCTGTGTGGTTTGAATGGAAGAAGACGGAGTTCTATTCCACTCATTACAGCGAGCTTATCCGCCTAGCTGCTCTGTACAA GTACGGTGGGATCTATCTAGACTCAGATATCATTGTTTTGAAGCCAATTTCTCTTCTTAATAATTGTGTTGGTATGGAGGATCGTGGTGCTGGAAGAGCTTTGAATGGTGCTGTAATGGCTTTTCAAAAGCACAG TTTGTTCATAAAGGAGTGCTTAGAAGAGTTCTATATGACGTACGATGATACCAGTCTGAGAGGGAATGGTGCTGATCTGTTGACGAGAGTTGCACGGAAATATTTGGCAGAGGAGAATAAATCTGTCAACAACTTGAAGTTGAAAGTAGAACCCTCTTATATTTTCTTCCCTGTTAGTTCTCTGAACATATCAAG GTACTTTATTGCACCGACAACAGAGACTGATAAAGCTCAACAAGATGTGCTGCTTGAAAATATCCTGCACAAATCATTGACATTCCATTTCTGGAACAGCTTGACATTTTCTCTCATCCCTGAACCAGATAGCCTTGTGTCTAGACTTTTTAATCATGCATGTATCCGATGTTTGGAGTTACTATGA
- the LOC137810868 gene encoding uncharacterized protein yields the protein MRGDSYSKMVETSAEHEHEHLHQHLVLKSAICSRLLLLAMIILFRTILSPYDTSASLNPPCLSTPNATLSSPLQNAVVWDSVYFLRIAQCGYEYEQTFAFLPLLPLSLSLLSFLPTQTPLFILSAYLINNLAFVLAALYFYRLSLTLLKDPQTALRATLLFCFNPASVFYSSIYSESLYALMCFGGMYHFVCGGNNLAVLFFALSGCARSNGVLNAGYLCFQTMHRSFHALFHQKRLPLALQIIFVGALRTACIFAPFLAFQAYGYYNICVGRSRDEIRPWCKARIPLLYSYIQSKYWGVGFLRYFQLKQLPNFLLASPILSLALCSIVHYAKSRPQTFFSLGFLAPMEEKSCGVVFLSADLSRSKEAGSVGKSSSVRVEEHLNLRRRKNVIKGDVATVPIESESAEAWPGYLSASVLPFLLHLGFMACTAFFVMHVQVATRFLSASPPLYWFAAYIMAYPTKYYRWGYVIWAYSITYIFLGSLLFSNFYPFT from the exons ATGAGAGGTGATTCCTATTCAAAAATGGTGGAAACATCAGCAGAGCATGAGCATGAGCATCTCCACCAACACTTGGTTCTAAAATCTGCAATATGTTCCAGACTCCTCCTCCTCGCCATGATCATCCTCTTTCGCACTATTCTCTCACCCTACGACACATCCGCTTCCTTAAACCCTCCGTGCCTCTCCACCCCCAACGCCACGCTCTCTTCCCCCCTCCAAAACGCCGTCGTCTGGGACTCCGTCTACTTCCTCCGCATAGCTCAATGCGGCTACGAGTACGAGCAAACCTTCGCTTTCCTCCCCCTCCTTCCCCTCTCTCTTTCCCTCCTCTCCTTCCTCCCCACACAAACACCCCTCTTCATTCTCTCCGCTTACCTCATCAACAACCTCGCCTTCGTTCTCGCTGCTCTCTACTTCTACAGACTCTCCTTAACCCTATTGAAGGACCCCCAAACTGCGTTAAGGGCTACTCTTTTGTTCTGCTTCAACCCCGCCTCTGTCTTTTATTCCTCCAT ATACTCCGAGAGTTTGTACGCTCTTATGTGTTTTGGAGGGATGTATCACTTCGTCTGCGGCGGAAACAATTTGGCCGTTCTTTTCTTCGCCCTCTCCGGTTGTGCAAGGTCTAATGGCGTGCTTAATGCTGGCTATCTCTGTTTTCAGACTATGCATCGCTCTTTTCACGCCCTGTTTCACCAAAAGCGTCTTCCT TTGGCTTTGCAGATTATTTTTGTTGGAGCTTTACGCACTGCATGTATTTTCGCTCCATTTTTAGCTTTCCAGGCTTATGGCTATTACAATATCTGTGTTGGTCGTTCCCGTGACGAAATAAGGCCCTGGTGCAAGGCAAGGATACCGTTACTTTACAGTTACATTCAAAGTAAATATTG GGGTGTAGGTTTCTTGAGATATTTTCAGCTGAAACAGTTGCCTAACTTTCTTCTTGCATCCCCAATACTGTCTCTGGCACTGTGCTCAATTGTCCATTATGCCAAGTCAAGGCCTCAGACCTTTTTCTCATTGGGTTTTTTAGCTCCAATGGAAGAAAAGAGCTGTGGAGTTGTGTTTTTGTCAGCTGATCTCTCAAGGTCCAAAGAAGCTGGAAGTGTGGGGAAGTCCTCCTCTGTTAGGGTAGAAG AACACTTAAACCTTAGGAGAAGAAAGAATGTGATCAAGGGAGATGTTGCTACTGTTCCCATAGAATCCGAGTCAGCAGAAGCATGGCCAGGATACTTATCTGCATCTGTGCTCCCATTCCTGTTACACTTGGGATTCATGGCATGTACTGCTTTCTTTGTCATGCATGTACAG GTAGCTACTCGTTTCTTGTCTGCCAGCCCTCCTCTTTATTGGTTTGCTGCGTATATAATGGCATATCCCACAAAATACTATAGATGGGGATACGTGATCTGGGCATACTCTATAACATATATATTTCTTGGTAGTTTGTTGTTTTCAAACTTCTATCCTTTTACTTAA